A DNA window from Stenotrophomonas sp. 57 contains the following coding sequences:
- a CDS encoding GYF domain-containing protein, which produces MQEAQWFYANSSQREGPVDLAGLRQLQAEGRVGAATLLWCEGMPSWRPLAELEASTQTADVAAPSVVVDRGIDDPYRAPDTASALLAGSAQDSQPLQGEMALYAAVVGRNFALYRRRWRLDQGLPSASGTWHWPAFLFGLPWMMYRRMYRVAMLWIAVLVVSSVAEALLDVPQAFSSISSLALGVTAGVFANHWYLRHCQRQIAQARALKGNDPVALQQELARRGDVSWLGLVLSLVAVLALLVGLAFLPTSY; this is translated from the coding sequence ATGCAGGAAGCACAGTGGTTCTACGCCAACAGCAGCCAGCGCGAGGGGCCGGTCGACCTGGCCGGCCTGCGGCAGCTGCAGGCCGAGGGCAGGGTAGGGGCCGCCACCCTGCTCTGGTGCGAGGGCATGCCGAGCTGGCGCCCGCTGGCCGAACTCGAGGCGTCAACCCAGACGGCCGACGTCGCAGCCCCTTCGGTTGTCGTCGACCGTGGGATCGATGACCCCTACCGCGCGCCCGACACGGCGTCGGCGCTGCTGGCCGGCTCCGCGCAGGACAGCCAGCCATTGCAAGGCGAGATGGCGCTGTACGCCGCGGTGGTCGGCCGCAACTTCGCCCTGTACCGGCGGCGCTGGCGGCTGGACCAGGGCCTGCCCAGCGCGTCCGGCACCTGGCATTGGCCCGCGTTCCTGTTCGGCCTGCCGTGGATGATGTACCGGCGCATGTACCGGGTGGCGATGCTGTGGATCGCCGTGCTGGTGGTCAGCAGCGTGGCCGAAGCCCTGCTCGACGTGCCGCAGGCCTTCTCGTCCATCTCAAGCCTGGCGCTGGGCGTTACCGCCGGCGTGTTCGCCAATCACTGGTACCTGCGGCACTGCCAGCGCCAGATCGCCCAGGCCCGCGCGCTGAAGGGGAACGACCCGGTCGCGCTCCAACAGGAACTGGCCCGGCGCGGCGACGTCAGCTGGCTGGGCCTGGTGCTCAGCCTTGTTGCAGTGCTGGCATTGCTGGTGGGCCTGGCGTTCCTGCCGACGTCCTATTGA
- a CDS encoding lytic murein transglycosylase: MTTLGLAAALAAPLTAQPTPAADPAFARCMTQLQATAARQGIAADRFAAISAGLQPDPSVLPLLDAQPEFTTPIWDYLAALVDRPRVDDGRAMLQQHRDLLQRVSAQYGVDPATIVAVWGVESDYGRVFGKRPLLQSLATLSCAGRRQPFFRGELLALIKLIEQGDLQAQGLTGSWAGAFGHTQFMPSTYARIAVDGDGDGRRDLVASIPDALASTANYLKRAGWRSGEPWGMEVRIPEGFRTAQAGRTQRRALADWRALGITGLDGSALAPQGLPADARAALLLPAGNKGPALLVFRNYDAIYSYNAAESYALAIATLADRLRGGNGLATAWPTDDPGLGRDERRQLQTLLLARGHDIGSADGMIGNASRRAIQVEQRRLGWAEADGRPGQRILRALQAEPRTPATPTRFSLPANYSAAQSPALRSRSTVQQIQGVSSGQFQGLDAWLVETPEATAAISVFGGQLLSYVPKGQPDVMWLSPKRAELPTPIRGGSPVCWPYFGRQGQGNDVPAHGFVRTLPWELQQARRLDDGSIELTLAPPALQDLGLRLTMTVRVGRELRQQLVTENTGSAPATFTQALHNYFRVGDATRVEVDGVDGVTYQDKYENYAQTRRQQGPWSLRDPRDPGRSDRIYSPAGGRYVLRDPVLKRRIELRTEGSRALVAWNPGAEAAAKMTDVGDGWRDYVCLEAANAGPDIVTVAPGGRHVLVQVLSSQPHP, from the coding sequence ATGACCACGCTCGGCCTGGCCGCCGCGCTGGCCGCGCCGTTGACGGCGCAACCGACACCTGCCGCTGATCCGGCCTTTGCCCGCTGCATGACGCAGCTGCAGGCAACGGCCGCCAGGCAGGGCATTGCCGCGGATCGCTTCGCTGCCATCAGCGCCGGCCTGCAGCCCGACCCCAGCGTGCTGCCGCTGCTGGATGCGCAGCCGGAATTCACCACGCCGATCTGGGATTACCTGGCCGCGCTGGTTGATCGCCCGCGGGTGGACGATGGCCGCGCCATGCTGCAGCAGCATCGCGATCTGTTGCAGCGGGTATCGGCGCAGTACGGAGTCGATCCGGCAACGATCGTCGCCGTATGGGGTGTGGAAAGCGATTATGGCCGCGTGTTCGGCAAGCGTCCGCTGCTGCAGTCGCTGGCCACGCTGTCCTGTGCCGGCCGTCGCCAGCCCTTCTTCCGTGGCGAACTGCTGGCGCTCATCAAGCTGATCGAGCAGGGCGACCTGCAGGCGCAGGGACTCACCGGCTCCTGGGCCGGTGCCTTCGGCCACACCCAGTTCATGCCCAGCACCTATGCGCGCATCGCCGTCGACGGTGATGGCGATGGCCGCCGCGATCTGGTGGCCAGCATTCCCGACGCACTGGCCTCCACCGCCAACTATCTCAAGCGCGCCGGTTGGCGCAGCGGCGAACCGTGGGGCATGGAAGTGCGTATTCCCGAGGGTTTCAGGACGGCGCAGGCCGGGCGCACCCAGCGTCGCGCGCTGGCCGACTGGCGCGCACTGGGCATCACCGGCCTGGATGGCAGCGCCCTCGCACCGCAGGGCCTGCCGGCCGACGCCCGCGCGGCCCTGCTGCTGCCCGCCGGCAACAAAGGCCCGGCGCTGCTGGTGTTCCGCAACTACGATGCGATCTACAGCTACAACGCCGCCGAGAGCTACGCGCTGGCCATCGCCACCCTGGCCGACCGTCTGCGTGGCGGCAACGGCCTGGCGACCGCCTGGCCCACCGATGATCCCGGCCTCGGCCGCGACGAGCGCCGCCAGCTGCAGACCCTGCTGCTGGCCCGTGGCCACGATATCGGCAGCGCCGATGGCATGATCGGCAACGCCAGCCGGCGCGCGATCCAGGTCGAGCAGCGCCGCCTGGGCTGGGCCGAGGCCGATGGCCGCCCCGGCCAGCGCATCCTGCGTGCGCTGCAGGCCGAACCGCGCACGCCGGCCACGCCCACCCGTTTCAGTCTTCCCGCCAACTACAGTGCCGCGCAGTCGCCGGCCTTACGGAGTCGATCCACCGTGCAACAGATCCAGGGTGTCAGCAGCGGCCAGTTCCAGGGACTCGATGCCTGGCTGGTGGAAACCCCCGAGGCCACCGCCGCCATCAGCGTGTTCGGCGGCCAGCTGCTGTCCTACGTGCCCAAGGGCCAGCCCGACGTGATGTGGCTGTCGCCCAAGCGGGCCGAGCTGCCTACGCCCATCCGTGGCGGCAGTCCGGTGTGCTGGCCTTACTTCGGCCGCCAGGGCCAGGGCAATGACGTGCCGGCGCACGGCTTCGTCCGCACCCTGCCGTGGGAACTGCAGCAGGCACGCCGCCTCGACGACGGCAGCATCGAGCTGACCCTGGCGCCGCCGGCGCTGCAGGATCTCGGCCTGCGCCTGACCATGACCGTGCGCGTCGGCCGCGAGCTGCGCCAGCAGCTGGTCACCGAGAACACCGGCAGCGCACCGGCCACCTTCACCCAGGCCCTGCACAACTACTTCCGCGTGGGCGATGCCACCCGTGTGGAAGTGGACGGCGTGGACGGGGTGACCTACCAGGACAAGTACGAGAACTACGCCCAGACCCGCCGCCAGCAGGGGCCGTGGTCGTTGCGCGACCCGCGCGATCCGGGCCGCAGCGACCGCATCTACAGCCCGGCCGGCGGCCGCTACGTGCTGCGCGATCCGGTGCTCAAGCGCCGTATCGAACTGCGTACCGAAGGCAGCCGTGCGCTGGTGGCCTGGAACCCCGGCGCGGAAGCGGCAGCGAAGATGACCGACGTCGGCGACGGCTGGCGTGACTACGTCTGCCTGGAGGCCGCCAACGCCGGTCCGGATATCGTGACCGTGGCCCCGGGCGGTCGCCACGTGCTGGTGCAGGTGCTGTCCAGCCAGCCCCACCCCTGA
- the egtD gene encoding L-histidine N(alpha)-methyltransferase, protein MSTVQDALQALTDLTPGRQQIMADAVAGLSCATRQLPSKYFYDARGSRLFEQITHTREYYPTRTELALLDQVLPEIASAVGAHAHVVELGSGSGRKTALLLAALHDPVAYTPIEISRAALLSSIDHLAPALPQVEMLPVCADFTRPVQVPEPERQAARRLLFFPGSTLGNFAGEEAIALLRAMRQTMGDDGLALVGIDLHKDPALIEAAYNDADGITAAFTLNLLARLNREVGSDFDLDGFRHQARYSTARLRIETDLVSQREQDVHLDGQTFHFQAGEPIRVEYSHKYTDDSFNHLVQQAGLETIAHWNASDPAYGLRLLRASAPHR, encoded by the coding sequence ATGAGTACCGTGCAGGACGCGCTGCAGGCGCTGACCGACCTCACTCCCGGCCGCCAGCAGATCATGGCCGACGCCGTGGCCGGCCTTTCGTGCGCCACACGCCAGCTGCCGTCCAAGTATTTCTACGACGCGCGCGGGTCGCGCCTGTTCGAGCAGATCACCCACACCCGCGAGTACTACCCCACGCGCACCGAGCTGGCCCTGCTCGACCAGGTGCTGCCGGAGATCGCCAGCGCCGTCGGCGCCCATGCCCACGTGGTCGAACTGGGCAGTGGCAGTGGTCGCAAGACCGCCCTGCTGCTGGCTGCCCTGCACGATCCGGTGGCCTACACCCCCATCGAAATCTCGCGCGCCGCGCTGCTGTCCAGCATCGACCACCTGGCCCCGGCGCTGCCGCAGGTGGAGATGCTGCCGGTCTGCGCCGACTTCACCCGCCCGGTGCAGGTCCCCGAACCGGAACGCCAGGCCGCGCGGCGCCTGTTGTTCTTCCCCGGTTCCACGCTGGGCAACTTCGCCGGCGAAGAGGCCATCGCCCTGCTGCGCGCGATGCGCCAGACCATGGGCGATGACGGCCTGGCGCTGGTCGGCATCGACCTGCACAAGGACCCGGCGCTGATCGAGGCCGCCTACAACGATGCCGATGGCATCACCGCAGCGTTCACCCTCAATCTGCTGGCCCGCCTCAACCGCGAGGTCGGCAGTGATTTTGATCTTGATGGCTTCCGCCACCAGGCCCGCTACAGCACCGCGCGCCTGCGCATCGAAACCGACCTGGTCAGCCAGCGCGAACAGGACGTGCACCTGGACGGTCAGACCTTCCACTTCCAGGCCGGCGAACCGATCCGGGTCGAGTACAGCCACAAGTACACCGATGACAGCTTCAACCACTTGGTGCAGCAGGCCGGGCTGGAAACCATCGCCCACTGGAATGCGTCCGATCCGGCGTACGGCCTGCGCCTGCTGCGCGCCTCGGCTCCGCATCGGTAG
- the egtB gene encoding ergothioneine biosynthesis protein EgtB, whose translation MDSATLAVAAPQRELASHFAHVRGRSQQLAAPLSAEDAMLQSMDDASPAKWHLAHTTWFFERFVLASVRGHQPWDPAWDFLFNSYYKSLGPAHARPRRGLLSRPSLQQVRDYRRHVDEQLLARLADGDLGEEALQHLQLGLQHEQQHQELLLTDIKHALWCNPLQPPYREDLAAVTSVHSAQGWVAREERIVSVGAARWPQHAPFAYDNESPPHRVLLPAHAIAERPLSNGEYRAFVDAGGYRDPRWWLSEGWALCEAEGWQHPLYWHDDLQHEYTLGGWRALDPHAPVCHLSYYEADACARWHEARLPTEFEWEAAAATQPPSGHFADDDGLHPHAGQGTGLRQLFGDVWEWTSSAYGAYPGFQPFGGNLGEYNGKFMCGQWVLRGGSCATPRGHVRSSYRNFFNPPARWQFSGVRLARDLP comes from the coding sequence ATGGACAGCGCAACCCTCGCCGTCGCTGCCCCGCAGCGTGAACTCGCCAGCCACTTCGCCCATGTGCGTGGACGCAGCCAGCAACTGGCGGCACCGCTCAGCGCCGAAGACGCGATGCTGCAGAGCATGGACGATGCCAGCCCGGCCAAATGGCACCTGGCCCACACCACCTGGTTCTTCGAGCGCTTCGTGCTGGCCAGCGTACGCGGCCACCAGCCGTGGGATCCGGCCTGGGACTTTCTCTTCAACAGTTACTACAAGAGCCTCGGCCCGGCCCATGCCCGCCCACGCCGTGGCCTGCTGTCGCGGCCCTCGCTGCAGCAGGTGCGCGACTATCGCCGGCACGTCGATGAGCAGCTGCTGGCGCGCCTGGCCGACGGCGATCTCGGTGAAGAGGCGCTGCAGCACCTGCAGCTGGGCCTGCAGCACGAACAGCAGCACCAGGAACTGCTGCTGACCGACATCAAGCACGCCCTGTGGTGCAACCCGCTGCAGCCGCCCTATCGCGAAGACCTCGCGGCGGTCACCAGCGTGCACAGCGCACAGGGATGGGTTGCGCGGGAAGAACGCATCGTCAGCGTCGGTGCAGCGCGTTGGCCGCAGCACGCGCCCTTCGCCTACGACAACGAATCACCACCGCACCGCGTGCTGCTGCCTGCACACGCCATCGCCGAGCGCCCGCTCAGCAACGGCGAGTACCGTGCCTTCGTCGATGCCGGCGGCTACCGTGATCCGCGCTGGTGGCTCAGCGAAGGCTGGGCCCTGTGCGAGGCCGAAGGCTGGCAGCACCCACTGTACTGGCACGACGACCTGCAGCACGAGTACACCCTCGGCGGCTGGCGCGCGCTCGATCCACATGCGCCGGTCTGCCACCTCAGCTATTACGAAGCCGACGCCTGCGCGCGTTGGCATGAGGCACGGCTGCCGACCGAATTCGAATGGGAGGCGGCCGCCGCCACGCAGCCGCCCAGCGGGCACTTCGCCGATGACGACGGGCTGCATCCGCATGCAGGGCAGGGCACGGGCCTGCGCCAGCTGTTCGGCGATGTCTGGGAATGGACCTCCAGCGCCTATGGCGCTTACCCCGGCTTCCAGCCCTTCGGCGGCAACCTGGGCGAGTACAACGGCAAATTCATGTGTGGCCAGTGGGTGTTGCGCGGCGGCAGCTGCGCCACCCCGCGTGGCCACGTCCGCAGCAGTTACCGCAACTTCTTTAATCCACCGGCGCGCTGGCAGTTCTCCGGCGTGCGCCTGGCGAGGGATCTTCCATGA
- a CDS encoding GGDEF domain-containing protein — MSDHPLRQPAHYLFVLPALLVALVLWATLGDEDVGRAGQRVLPWLLACLGAGLALMYNQVRTLCMLLLVAAVFTVLHPDLAHYLRLGYISPLTPLRFHAVSAWLPLLFTLHALWPERGRRRQDLLLRGIGSGTLLAIFALLAAQQPQGMHDLLSNRHFAWIPSDWNALAQLPALLFLTATTALGWLAWQRPRPLHTAMLLALLCLWWMLPRVFLKPVLLPALSSAALLLMLGAMLQESFHMAFRDELTGLPGRRAFNETLQRARGTYSIAMVDVDHFKSFNDTHGHDTGDDVLRLVASRLARVGDGGRAFRYGGEEFAVVFLDRPAAACVDAVEALRQSIEDTRMQLRDRGTRSRDDETGRQQRGRGGSGQVVQVTVSIGLADSRVDPRPVAVIKAADQALYVAKDEGRNQVRAHGGQRVLAVRGG; from the coding sequence TTGTCCGATCATCCGCTCCGCCAGCCTGCGCATTACCTGTTCGTGCTGCCCGCCCTGCTGGTCGCACTGGTGCTGTGGGCTACCCTGGGCGACGAGGATGTCGGCCGAGCCGGCCAGCGCGTGCTGCCTTGGTTGCTGGCCTGCTTGGGTGCGGGGCTGGCGCTGATGTACAACCAGGTGCGCACCTTGTGCATGCTGTTGCTGGTGGCGGCCGTGTTCACGGTGCTGCACCCCGACCTCGCCCACTACCTGCGGCTGGGCTACATCAGCCCGCTGACGCCGCTGCGCTTCCATGCGGTATCCGCCTGGCTGCCGCTGCTGTTTACCTTGCATGCGCTGTGGCCCGAGCGTGGCCGGCGGCGCCAGGACCTGCTGCTGCGCGGGATCGGTAGCGGCACCCTGCTGGCGATCTTCGCCCTGCTGGCCGCGCAGCAGCCGCAGGGCATGCATGACCTGCTGTCGAACCGGCACTTCGCCTGGATTCCGAGCGACTGGAATGCGCTGGCACAGCTGCCGGCCCTGCTGTTCTTGACCGCCACCACGGCCCTGGGCTGGCTGGCCTGGCAGCGCCCTCGCCCGCTGCACACGGCGATGCTGCTGGCGCTGCTGTGCCTGTGGTGGATGCTGCCGCGGGTGTTCCTGAAGCCGGTGCTGCTGCCGGCGCTGAGCAGTGCCGCGCTGCTGCTGATGCTGGGCGCGATGCTGCAGGAGTCATTCCACATGGCGTTCCGCGATGAACTGACCGGCCTGCCGGGACGGCGCGCGTTCAACGAGACCCTGCAGCGGGCGCGGGGCACCTACAGCATCGCGATGGTGGATGTGGACCACTTCAAATCGTTCAACGACACCCACGGCCACGATACCGGCGACGATGTACTGCGACTGGTGGCCTCGCGGCTCGCGCGGGTTGGCGACGGAGGCCGCGCGTTCCGCTACGGCGGCGAGGAGTTCGCGGTCGTTTTCCTCGACCGGCCGGCGGCGGCCTGCGTGGACGCGGTGGAAGCGCTGCGCCAGAGCATCGAGGACACCCGCATGCAGTTGCGCGACCGCGGTACGCGCAGCCGCGACGACGAGACCGGTCGCCAGCAGCGCGGGCGCGGCGGCAGCGGCCAGGTAGTGCAGGTGACGGTCAGCATCGGGCTGGCCGACAGCCGCGTGGACCCCCGCCCGGTGGCGGTGATCAAGGCCGCCGACCAGGCGCTGTACGTGGCCAAGGACGAGGGCCGCAACCAGGTCCGCGCGCACGGCGGCCAGCGCGTGCTGGCGGTACGCGGCGGCTGA
- a CDS encoding YchJ family protein gives MSRNPADPCPCGLPAEYAACCGRFHAGEAAPDAERLMRSRYSAYVRGLADYLRQSWHPETRPAELSLDDAPGQRTHWLGLTVHEHTVTGADSAEVRFTARYRVGGGSAVKMTEHSRFLRIDGRWYYLDAV, from the coding sequence ATGAGCCGAAACCCTGCCGATCCCTGTCCCTGCGGCCTGCCCGCCGAATACGCCGCCTGCTGTGGTCGTTTCCATGCCGGCGAAGCCGCCCCAGATGCCGAACGCCTGATGCGCTCGCGCTACAGCGCATACGTGCGGGGCCTGGCCGACTACCTGCGCCAGAGCTGGCACCCGGAGACCCGTCCTGCCGAGCTGTCACTCGACGATGCGCCGGGCCAGCGTACGCACTGGCTGGGCCTGACCGTGCACGAACACACGGTCACCGGTGCCGACAGCGCCGAAGTGCGTTTCACCGCACGCTACCGGGTGGGCGGCGGCAGTGCGGTGAAGATGACCGAGCACAGCCGCTTCCTGCGCATCGACGGCCGTTGGTACTACCTCGACGCGGTCTGA
- a CDS encoding sulfite exporter TauE/SafE family protein produces MLELVPPELWWLVVIAFIAGLVDAAVGGGGLVQLPGLFTVLPQQTPAMLFGTNKFSSMFGTGAAAWRYARNVRFPWKPVLFAAGTAFIFSFAGATAVSLLPKDAVRPLVLVLLVAMLAYTLWKKDFGALHRPQEIGRRELAIALAIGAAIGFYDGFFGPGTGSFLIFLFVRFFGLDFLRASAASKVVNLATNVAAISFFVPTGNILWLFALPMAAANIIGSVVGTRLALKGGTPFIRKLFVGLVVVLIARMAWDTFRGA; encoded by the coding sequence GTGCTGGAACTGGTTCCCCCTGAGTTGTGGTGGCTGGTGGTGATCGCCTTCATCGCCGGCCTGGTCGATGCCGCCGTCGGTGGCGGTGGGCTGGTGCAGCTACCCGGTCTGTTCACGGTGCTGCCGCAGCAGACGCCTGCGATGCTGTTCGGTACCAACAAGTTCAGCTCGATGTTCGGCACCGGCGCTGCCGCCTGGCGATATGCGCGCAATGTGCGCTTCCCGTGGAAGCCGGTATTGTTCGCGGCCGGCACGGCCTTCATCTTCTCCTTCGCCGGCGCCACCGCGGTGAGCCTGCTGCCGAAGGATGCGGTGCGGCCGCTGGTGCTGGTCCTGCTGGTCGCGATGCTGGCCTACACCCTGTGGAAGAAGGATTTCGGCGCGCTGCACCGGCCACAGGAGATCGGCCGGCGCGAGCTGGCGATCGCGCTGGCGATCGGTGCGGCGATCGGCTTCTACGACGGCTTCTTCGGGCCGGGCACCGGCAGCTTCCTGATCTTCCTGTTCGTGCGCTTCTTCGGTCTGGATTTCCTGCGCGCTTCAGCGGCATCGAAGGTGGTGAACCTGGCGACGAATGTTGCAGCGATCTCGTTCTTCGTGCCGACCGGCAACATCCTGTGGCTGTTCGCGCTGCCGATGGCAGCAGCCAACATCATCGGTTCGGTGGTGGGCACGCGCCTGGCGCTGAAGGGCGGCACGCCGTTCATCCGCAAGCTGTTCGTGGGGCTGGTGGTGGTGCTGATCGCACGGATGGCGTGGGATACGTTCCGCGGGGCATAA